The following proteins are encoded in a genomic region of Enterocloster clostridioformis:
- a CDS encoding tyrosine-type recombinase/integrase: MRKNKLPEFMLLLEQFFTEYMPLSSGLSQNTVRSYKHSFRLLFQYVYQTKKKEAGEIRFRDLDFETVDGFLKWIETERGCSVSTRNLRLSALSSFAAYAQNRNFEAATVFANAVRRIPAKKQSVQPRIAFYLDEVSALLRLPDPEKRLGLRDQVLLNLMYASGARAQEICDLKVRDFFVEKNLYKLTVTGKGNKARRIVLAKPSGILLKRYLEETGHAGQLEAYIFSSQTHPQMTISCIEEIYKKYIAIARAEHPGMFLEKSYTPHTMRHTTATHMLEAGVPIVAIKNFLGHSSISTTERYAELSQGAVNRHIRDWNEKWFSHQKETHANQKKENPLPDFLK, encoded by the coding sequence GTGAGGAAAAATAAACTCCCTGAATTCATGCTTCTCCTGGAGCAGTTTTTTACGGAATACATGCCGCTCTCATCAGGGCTTTCCCAGAACACCGTCAGGTCATACAAACATTCTTTCCGGCTTCTGTTCCAGTATGTTTACCAGACGAAAAAGAAAGAGGCTGGTGAGATCCGGTTCCGGGATCTGGATTTTGAGACAGTTGATGGGTTCCTGAAATGGATTGAGACAGAACGGGGCTGCTCCGTGTCTACAAGGAACCTCCGGCTGTCGGCACTTTCCTCTTTTGCCGCTTATGCACAGAACAGAAATTTTGAAGCTGCGACGGTGTTTGCCAACGCAGTCAGGAGAATTCCTGCAAAAAAGCAATCCGTACAGCCAAGGATTGCCTTTTACCTTGATGAGGTGTCAGCCCTGCTCCGGCTCCCTGATCCCGAAAAACGTCTGGGACTGCGTGACCAGGTTCTTTTAAACCTGATGTATGCCAGCGGTGCGAGGGCGCAGGAAATCTGCGACCTGAAAGTCAGGGACTTTTTTGTGGAGAAAAACCTTTATAAGCTGACGGTCACAGGAAAAGGGAACAAGGCACGCCGGATTGTGCTTGCCAAACCCAGTGGAATTCTCCTGAAACGGTATCTGGAGGAAACAGGCCATGCCGGACAGTTGGAAGCCTATATCTTTTCCAGCCAGACACATCCACAGATGACTATTTCCTGCATTGAGGAGATTTACAAAAAATATATCGCCATCGCAAGGGCAGAGCATCCGGGAATGTTTTTGGAGAAAAGCTATACCCCGCATACCATGAGGCACACAACCGCCACACATATGTTAGAGGCCGGTGTTCCGATTGTGGCAATCAAAAATTTCCTCGGACATTCCTCGATTTCCACAACGGAACGGTACGCTGAACTTTCACAGGGAGCAGTG
- a CDS encoding tyrosine-type recombinase/integrase: MKEFQSIFKNELAEYIEISQGTISKDTLRNTHRVLLSFDSLLAGENAKEISETFINQWIRALHQANAPKTVSDKVSYLRKFLRYLRYEGYCVFMPDCPKTSDSYVPYIFSDDEIQTLLEGADKWADRHPDPKTRQTDMEFCMLLRMLLGCGFRLGEPLAAKVKDVNFHAGTILIRHAKNDKQRAVPMDQTLTQILERYCIAMGIRTDPESYLFPASRNEGAAVSKGTFDLRFRNLLRETGLYVPGKPHSRGQCLHCFRHYFAIHSFARAEKNGRPADDSVPFLSVYLGHHDMDETEKYLKFSGDMFPEYSGLFEEYAVGVFTEVACEEK, from the coding sequence ATGAAAGAATTTCAATCCATTTTCAAAAATGAGCTTGCAGAATATATTGAAATCAGCCAAGGGACAATCAGCAAGGATACCTTGCGGAATACGCACAGAGTATTGCTTTCATTCGATTCACTGCTGGCAGGAGAAAATGCCAAAGAGATATCGGAAACGTTTATCAACCAATGGATCAGGGCGCTCCATCAGGCAAACGCCCCAAAAACGGTCAGCGACAAGGTGAGTTATCTCCGCAAATTCCTGCGGTATCTCCGGTATGAGGGATACTGTGTTTTCATGCCTGACTGCCCCAAAACATCAGACAGCTATGTCCCGTACATCTTTTCAGACGATGAGATACAGACGCTTCTGGAAGGTGCTGACAAATGGGCTGACAGGCATCCAGACCCGAAAACCCGCCAGACGGACATGGAGTTCTGTATGCTGCTGCGGATGCTCCTTGGGTGCGGGTTCCGGTTGGGCGAGCCGCTTGCCGCCAAAGTAAAGGATGTGAATTTCCATGCCGGGACCATCCTGATCCGCCATGCAAAAAATGACAAGCAGCGTGCCGTCCCGATGGACCAGACCCTGACGCAGATTCTGGAAAGGTACTGCATTGCAATGGGCATCAGGACAGACCCGGAAAGCTACCTGTTCCCGGCATCCAGAAACGAGGGGGCTGCCGTCAGCAAAGGGACTTTTGATTTACGGTTCAGGAACCTTTTGCGGGAAACCGGCCTGTATGTACCTGGGAAACCCCATTCCAGAGGCCAGTGCCTCCACTGCTTCCGCCATTATTTCGCCATTCATTCCTTTGCGCGGGCTGAGAAGAATGGGCGTCCGGCAGACGATTCCGTGCCATTTTTATCTGTCTATCTTGGGCACCATGACATGGACGAGACGGAGAAATACCTGAAATTCAGCGGGGACATGTTCCCTGAATATTCGGGGCTGTTTGAGGAGTATGCCGTCGGCGTATTCACGGAGGTGGCCTGTGAGGAAAAATAA
- a CDS encoding IS4 family transposase, with protein sequence MFHQKIKQCFSHSVHLVSSVISEFTYSDTDLTRNRKFPADKLITFLVSQGSSSTKNELLDFFDMDPQSPTASALNQQRAKLSPDALEAVFRHFNHFASFYDQKKLRYRFLAADGSTFTFFSKPAFAPEEYHVSEGHSIKGFYSMHLNAFYDLQKHTYSDALIQPIHQKDEFSAFCEIVDRHDLLTGTKDVFIGDRGYCSYNNMAHVKEKGQYFLFRTKDIHSKGLVGNFEFPDADSFDIQVNVTLVRSHKKKISIKEGYYKRFVDAAASFDYVAYGSLDTYDLSFRIVRFPISDDSYECIVTNLPSDEFPSEQIKLLYYARWAIEGSFRKLKYTVGLSNFHAYKPEYIKQEIWAKLIAYNITETLINHAIIEKGNTKYEYKVNFSMAAHICRVFLRPNTEKDSIDVMSLLTKELIPIRNDRQYPRLQTAHFRKPRYFIYRAA encoded by the coding sequence ATGTTCCATCAAAAAATTAAACAATGCTTTTCCCATTCCGTCCATCTTGTTTCATCCGTAATCTCCGAATTTACCTATTCGGACACCGATCTGACAAGGAACAGGAAGTTCCCCGCCGATAAGCTTATCACTTTCCTTGTTTCCCAAGGCTCCTCCAGCACAAAAAATGAATTGCTGGACTTCTTCGACATGGATCCACAGTCGCCAACTGCTTCGGCACTCAACCAGCAACGCGCAAAGCTTAGCCCGGATGCCCTGGAAGCTGTATTTCGGCATTTTAACCATTTTGCTTCTTTTTATGACCAAAAAAAGCTACGCTACCGCTTTCTTGCTGCAGATGGCTCCACCTTTACCTTTTTCAGTAAACCTGCTTTCGCCCCAGAAGAGTATCATGTCTCTGAAGGACATTCAATAAAGGGCTTTTACAGTATGCATCTGAATGCTTTTTACGACTTACAGAAGCACACTTATTCCGATGCGCTGATCCAGCCGATCCATCAGAAAGATGAATTTAGTGCTTTCTGTGAAATAGTCGACCGCCACGATTTACTGACTGGTACAAAAGATGTTTTTATCGGTGACAGGGGCTATTGTTCTTACAACAACATGGCACATGTGAAGGAAAAAGGCCAGTATTTTTTATTTCGCACCAAAGATATCCATTCCAAAGGACTTGTTGGAAATTTTGAGTTTCCAGATGCAGACTCCTTTGATATTCAGGTAAATGTAACTCTGGTTCGCAGTCATAAAAAGAAGATATCGATTAAAGAAGGTTATTACAAACGCTTTGTGGATGCGGCTGCATCGTTTGATTACGTTGCATATGGTTCCTTGGATACCTACGATTTATCTTTTAGAATCGTACGGTTTCCGATATCGGATGATTCTTATGAATGCATCGTCACTAATCTGCCTTCAGATGAATTCCCGTCGGAACAAATAAAACTTCTATACTATGCCAGATGGGCCATTGAGGGGTCTTTCCGTAAGCTGAAATATACGGTCGGATTGAGTAACTTCCATGCCTACAAACCAGAATATATCAAACAGGAAATTTGGGCAAAGTTAATCGCTTACAACATAACAGAAACACTAATCAATCATGCAATTATAGAAAAGGGAAACACGAAATATGAATACAAAGTAAATTTCAGTATGGCTGCTCATATTTGTAGAGTCTTTCTCCGTCCGAACACAGAGAAAGACTCCATAGATGTGATGTCCCTGCTGACAAAAGAGCTGATTCCGATACGGAATGATCGACAGTATCCACGACTCCAAACGGCACACTTCCGAAAACCTCGATATTTTATATATCGAGCAGCATAA
- a CDS encoding DUF5720 family protein — protein MKLNEAEMRMAFQVESTSQNAALNEIYLMARYARNQETKDTAESLLRKLRPLSDQECMDVIREVQRNYRLPGKARTVGEMLAEARQQSGAQKLSGHDIMALERFDPETRHMIVFDVLSHDSPMGWKGEKMRLFLTEAGYGKALENQEKGHIRIQCHLVNALQYYG, from the coding sequence ATGAAACTGAATGAAGCAGAAATGAGGATGGCCTTCCAGGTTGAAAGCACCAGCCAGAACGCCGCCCTGAATGAGATTTACCTAATGGCGCGCTATGCGCGGAACCAGGAGACGAAGGACACGGCGGAAAGCCTCCTGCGGAAGCTGCGCCCCCTGTCCGACCAGGAGTGCATGGACGTGATCCGGGAGGTACAGAGAAATTACCGTCTGCCGGGAAAGGCCCGGACCGTCGGGGAAATGCTGGCGGAGGCCAGGCAGCAGTCCGGGGCGCAGAAGTTGTCCGGACATGACATCATGGCCCTGGAGCGGTTCGACCCGGAGACCCGCCACATGATCGTCTTTGATGTCCTCTCCCATGATTCGCCTATGGGCTGGAAGGGGGAGAAAATGCGCCTGTTCCTGACCGAAGCCGGTTATGGGAAGGCCCTGGAAAACCAGGAGAAGGGACACATCAGGATCCAATGTCATTTAGTTAACGCTTTGCAATATTATGGTTAG
- a CDS encoding ATP-binding protein, translated as MIKRETYMNRIRPFIGNELIKVLTGIRRSGKSVMLDLIQDELAESGVDRGQFISLNFENMSNAHLCTAAALHGEILRRANKIGGKVYLFFDEIQEVTSWEKCINSFRVELDCDIYITGSNARLLSGELATYLAGRYVEFVIYPFSFGEFIELYRTVYPDTDIRQCFTKYLTLGGMPYLSNLRYDEAASRQYLRDLFNSVELKDIVKRNNIRDVDMLERIISYVTANIGTTFSSTAISKYLKSEGRSVSAETVLNYIKACTDAFLFYQVKRQDLQGKKILTVNEKYYVADHGVREAVFGGNMKDINLVLENIVYMELLRRGYTVTVGKVTDKEIDFACEDQGNKLYVQVAYLLASEDTVKREFGAFSGVRDNFPKYVVTLDEFDMSRDGIKHRNIRDFLLAEEWN; from the coding sequence ATGATTAAACGAGAAACTTATATGAACCGCATCCGTCCTTTCATCGGAAACGAGCTGATTAAGGTGTTGACCGGCATCCGACGCAGTGGCAAGTCGGTTATGCTGGACTTGATCCAGGATGAGCTTGCCGAAAGCGGCGTGGATCGCGGGCAGTTTATTTCCCTCAACTTTGAAAACATGAGCAACGCCCATCTTTGTACTGCGGCAGCCCTGCATGGTGAAATCCTTCGCAGGGCAAACAAGATCGGTGGGAAGGTGTATCTGTTTTTCGACGAGATACAGGAGGTTACATCGTGGGAAAAATGTATCAACTCCTTCCGAGTGGAACTGGACTGCGATATTTATATCACCGGCTCTAACGCCAGACTGCTTTCCGGCGAGCTTGCCACATACCTGGCCGGCCGGTATGTGGAATTTGTGATCTATCCCTTTTCCTTCGGTGAGTTTATTGAGCTGTACCGGACCGTTTACCCGGATACGGACATTCGGCAGTGCTTTACAAAATACCTGACGCTGGGCGGTATGCCGTATTTGAGCAATCTCCGTTACGATGAAGCCGCAAGCCGTCAGTATTTGCGTGATCTGTTCAACTCCGTGGAGCTGAAAGATATCGTCAAGCGGAATAATATCCGGGACGTGGATATGCTGGAGAGGATTATTTCCTACGTCACCGCCAATATAGGAACGACCTTCTCCTCCACAGCGATCTCCAAGTATCTGAAAAGTGAAGGACGCTCCGTGTCAGCGGAAACGGTGCTGAACTATATCAAGGCCTGCACCGATGCGTTCCTGTTCTATCAGGTAAAGCGCCAGGACCTTCAAGGAAAGAAAATCCTGACTGTCAACGAAAAATACTATGTGGCCGATCATGGCGTCCGTGAGGCGGTGTTCGGCGGAAACATGAAAGATATCAACCTTGTCCTGGAAAATATCGTTTACATGGAGCTGCTGCGCCGTGGCTATACGGTCACAGTCGGGAAAGTCACAGACAAAGAGATTGACTTTGCATGCGAGGATCAGGGAAACAAGCTGTATGTTCAGGTTGCCTATCTGCTGGCTTCGGAGGATACTGTCAAGCGGGAGTTTGGCGCTTTTTCCGGTGTCCGTGATAACTTCCCCAAGTACGTTGTCACGCTGGATGAATTTGATATGAGCCGTGACGGAATCAAGCACCGTAACATCCGCGATTTCCTGCTGGCGGAGGAATGGAACTGA
- the tnpA gene encoding IS200/IS605 family transposase, translating into MAHKNHDMAHTKWMCKYHIVFTPKYRRKAIYNQYRESIRDILKTLCGYKGVEIIEGHLMPDHIHMLVSIPPKYSITSFMGYLKGKSALMIFDQHANLKYKYGNRHFWAEGYYVSTVGLNEATIRKYIQEQEKYDIAMDKLSVKEHEDPFKG; encoded by the coding sequence ATGGCACACAAGAATCATGATATGGCACATACAAAGTGGATGTGCAAATACCACATTGTGTTCACTCCTAAGTATAGACGAAAAGCGATTTATAATCAATACAGAGAAAGTATCCGAGATATTTTAAAGACGTTATGCGGATACAAGGGAGTGGAAATCATAGAGGGTCACTTAATGCCAGATCATATCCATATGCTGGTAAGTATACCGCCGAAATATAGTATAACCAGCTTCATGGGGTACTTAAAGGGAAAGAGTGCGCTGATGATATTCGATCAGCACGCAAATCTAAAGTATAAATACGGTAACCGTCACTTTTGGGCAGAAGGTTATTATGTAAGTACAGTAGGCCTAAATGAGGCAACAATAAGAAAATACATTCAGGAGCAGGAGAAATATGATATAGCAATGGATAAATTGAGTGTAAAGGAACATGAGGACCCCTTTAAGGGGTAG
- the ltrA gene encoding group II intron reverse transcriptase/maturase, which produces METGHGIKYRQLHIEDYLREIPAEQGRETGEYAHERITGNPDTNTDFRTDNLLDTILRSDNLNAAYKKVKTNKGVGGIDGMQVDELLPYLREHQSELVEQVREGKYKPNPVRRVEIPKEEKGKTRKLGIPTVVDRVIQQAIAQELTPLYEEQFSDNSIGFRPGRGAHDALERCRKYINEGYVYVVSMDLQSYFDTVNHSKLIEVLSRTVKDGRVISLIHKYLKAGVMEDGGFHATTEGVPQGGPLSPLCGNVMLNELDKELERRGHKYVRYADDCLILCKSRKSAERTMENIVPFITGKVFLKVNLQKTTVSHVSKIKYLGYGFYRHKGKCRMRIHPKSVAKMKNRIRELTTRGNKWSNQEREEKRRSYARGWINYYRYADMKSLMEQTDEWLRHRIRAVYWKQWKKVRTRYKMLRALHLPEWKVHEMANCRKGVWRAAGMLNSALTKRIIVDRLGYPDMTAHYLKVRVNY; this is translated from the coding sequence ATGGAAACCGGACATGGAATTAAGTACAGACAACTTCATATTGAGGACTACCTGCGAGAGATACCTGCGGAACAGGGAAGGGAAACAGGAGAGTACGCCCATGAAAGGATTACCGGGAACCCCGACACCAACACGGACTTTCGGACGGACAACCTGCTAGATACGATTCTTAGAAGCGACAATCTAAATGCCGCCTATAAGAAGGTCAAAACGAACAAAGGCGTTGGTGGGATTGACGGAATGCAGGTGGATGAACTTCTACCCTACCTGAGAGAACACCAGTCCGAATTGGTCGAGCAGGTGAGGGAAGGCAAATACAAGCCAAACCCAGTCCGAAGGGTAGAAATACCCAAAGAGGAGAAAGGAAAAACAAGGAAACTGGGGATACCCACAGTGGTAGACAGGGTAATCCAACAGGCAATCGCACAGGAACTGACGCCCTTATATGAAGAACAGTTCTCTGACAACAGCATCGGATTCCGTCCCGGCAGAGGGGCGCATGACGCACTGGAAAGATGTAGGAAATATATCAACGAAGGATATGTCTACGTGGTCAGCATGGATTTACAATCCTACTTTGACACGGTGAACCACAGCAAGCTGATAGAGGTGCTGTCGAGGACGGTGAAGGACGGGAGGGTAATCTCGCTGATACACAAGTACCTGAAAGCCGGAGTAATGGAGGACGGAGGATTTCACGCAACGACCGAGGGCGTGCCGCAGGGAGGCCCGCTAAGTCCCTTATGTGGAAATGTCATGCTGAATGAGTTGGACAAGGAACTGGAGCGCAGGGGACACAAGTATGTGAGGTATGCGGATGACTGCCTGATTCTGTGCAAAAGCAGGAAAAGCGCAGAGAGGACGATGGAAAACATTGTGCCATTCATCACAGGAAAAGTGTTTCTGAAAGTCAATCTTCAGAAAACGACAGTGAGCCACGTCAGCAAGATAAAATACCTGGGCTACGGCTTTTACCGGCATAAAGGGAAATGCCGCATGAGGATACACCCGAAGTCGGTGGCAAAAATGAAGAACCGGATACGGGAGCTGACAACCAGAGGGAACAAATGGAGCAATCAGGAGAGGGAAGAAAAACGCCGAAGCTATGCAAGGGGATGGATTAACTATTATCGATATGCAGACATGAAAAGCCTGATGGAACAGACGGATGAGTGGCTGCGCCACAGAATCCGAGCGGTGTACTGGAAACAATGGAAGAAGGTACGCACAAGATATAAAATGTTGCGGGCGTTACATTTACCAGAGTGGAAGGTGCATGAGATGGCGAACTGCCGAAAGGGAGTGTGGAGAGCGGCGGGAATGCTCAACTCGGCACTCACCAAAAGAATCATAGTGGACAGACTTGGTTATCCCGATATGACTGCCCACTATCTGAAAGTCCGAGTAAACTATTGA
- a CDS encoding helix-turn-helix domain-containing protein — MDSKEKKPLPEPRAYTVEQIAAMLNIGRTTAYQLVKKEQFKTVRIGNAIRVSKKSFDEWLESLEL; from the coding sequence ATGGACAGCAAAGAAAAAAAGCCGTTGCCGGAACCACGCGCCTATACCGTGGAACAGATTGCAGCCATGCTCAACATCGGACGCACGACCGCATACCAGCTCGTCAAGAAGGAACAATTTAAGACCGTCCGCATAGGCAACGCTATTCGGGTTTCAAAGAAATCCTTTGATGAATGGCTGGAAAGTTTGGAATTATAA